The Glycine soja cultivar W05 chromosome 9, ASM419377v2, whole genome shotgun sequence sequence ttctatccttttcttttctttggggatgatgtttagtatgtgaactatggcgccctctataatagtcgctaagttcttcacttaaactcttgcaaaagtcatgactactataggaggcatgtttttctcttttcatttctttcattatttttcttctttcttcctttcttatttgttttctctcatcttaatttatttctaccctctcttttcctttttcttttctttctagtttttctttccataacttgagggaactcaactcatctaagattctagatagagggtccttatgactagtaccctcgccattaacactagatgaatgatgactcatgttggttcctaagttgtggttctgtCTTGTTAGGGgtttgaaaaagtaaaagttagggttccaaaagaactcaagataagcgtgataagcaagaagaaattattatgcaataacaagataagctaggtgtgactagtaaagaaaattagctatggttcagcccactaatccaagatccagtccaagattctccactaagtgtgcttaggtgtcatgaggcatgtaaagcgtgaaggacatgcacaaagtgtgactaaatgatgtggcaatggagtgtagcaagcaaatgctcacccccctctaaaatttaattggattgggcttcttccaattcaattaaatttatttcctaacacacacatcaaatattcacttagtgcatgtgaaattacaaaactacccctaatacaaaaactaatcaaggtgccctaaaatacaagggctgaaaaatcctacgtttttagggtaccctacctacattatggagccctaaatacaaggtccaaaaataatgaaatcctattctaatatatacaaagataagtgggctcatacttagcccatgggtccaaaatctaccctaaggctcatgagaaccttagggccttttcttgcatctctggcccaattttcttggagtcttctatccaatgcccttgggggggtaggattgcatcactcagTCCCCCAACTCTGTCGcactcacgaacccttctttgtTCTCGTTCACCGCCAAAGCCACCTTTATTTCCTTCACTAGAATCACTATATTCATCTTCTACTCTGCGTAGAGAGGCCACGCCACCATTGGCACCCCTTCACCAACTCTGTCAcactcacgaacccttctttgtTCTCATTCACCGCCAAAGCCACCTTTATTTCCTTCACCAGAATCACTCTATTCATCTTCTGCTCTGTGTAGAGAGGCCACACCACCATTGGCACCCCTTCACACATCGCCTCCAACACCAAGTTCCAACCGCAGTGAGTCACGAACCCACCCACCGAGTCATGACTCAGTATCTGAACCTGTGGGGCCTATTCTCTCACAACCAGCCCCTTCCTTCTCTTTAGTCCTTTCCAAAAACCTTTATGGCAGCAACTCGTTCAGACTCATTTCCTCCACCAAGTCATCACAACCTTCCAACTCGGTCCTCACGACCCACAAGAACCTTTGCTCGCTCTTCTCCAACCCAAGAGCAATCTCCTTCAACTGAGCCCTCGAGAACCTTCCCATGCTTCCATAACAGAGCAATACGACGCTCTAACTCAGTTGCGAGTTTAACCAACTCAAACACCCTTTGTCTTATTCTCCATACGGTGCAGAAATCATGGGTCTGACACAAAACAAGGGTGGTATCGTCACATCCTCGCTTAATGTTCTGATAGGTTTTTCTTCAATCCCTTCAAAGGTGTTTGTGATAATCCCAACACCATCCTCCATGTTTTCCGGTAACTGAAGCAGGGCCTGGTAGCTTTGACTCGAAGGGTCTTTGGCCTTGTTTCAAAAATCGTTGGTGGAGATTGTGGGCAATCCAGGGATTTGAATCTGCAGCGGTTGGTCCTTCACCTTTTCTTTAGTAACAATTTGGTGAATGATTGGGAAACGAATGTTAGACATGTGACCTCAGAAATCttaagaaggaggggttgaattaagattttacaaattattccccaattaaaatttctatacaGATTTTGACCCAAGTGCtaagattcattttaaaatgaatttctaaataataattcaaattaaacttactgaataaaaataataagcaacaataaataaaagagtttgagggaagagagaatgcaaacatagttttatactagttcgaaAAAGTTCGTTGCCTACGTCCAGTTCCCAAGCAATCCTCttgggagttccactatctCGCAAATCCTTTACACTTtctgaaacacacaaggacaacccttcctttgtgttcagatgctttacaacaagagactctcaaTCTCTTAGCCCTTTGATtagaaagagaggaaaaagaagatgatctttcttgaaagagatataTGTTTACAATGAAGCACTCAATTCCTTATAGAATAAcacaagtgtttgaccaaggaatgtTGGATGATAAGAGATTTTGGTTTGAGAGGATTATGCCTTTTTTTGAATAGGGAAAACTCTGaagaaaattcgtgcccaagtcacctatttataggcctttgatggtcattcaaaaatccaatgaaaagatgtgactgttgacagattttctgaaaacttgcCACTAGTAATCAGTTACAAtgttggtgtaatcgattacacagttatttttcttgaacagttgtgactcttaatttaaaatttgaatttccaatgtTCAGAGCCACTGGATTACAcgttttgtgtaatcgattacaaggtttctcaaaatatttttgaatgttataagcattggtaattgattactaccttctggtaatcgattaccagagagtaaaatgcTTGGTAAAATTTTGGTAAGATAGAAACTCACTCGATCAATCATTTgtgcttttcaaaaacttttctaAGAGTCTATCTTAATTCTTATCCTGAGATCTTTGCTTTTGCTTGACATCTTGCTTTCTTCATCCTTGAAATTCATCTTGAATGATCTTTGAAAttccttggcatcatcaaaataattcttgaagctttgcttctacaacgaAGGAGTAGAGAGAGTGGAGGCGCAAGAAGTGTAGTAGAAGTAAATGGGGACGTTGTTGTTGAGATTTTTGGTGAGGGCTTTGGGGTCATTGAAGTTCATGAAGTCCATGACGAGGGCTTTGAGGTTCGAGGCTTTGGCGAGGGTTTGGAGTGCAACGGTGATGTTTTGCGTGCTGTGGCGGGTGAATTCGAGGGAGAGGATGTGAAGGGGGAGGGAGGGGGTGTTAAAGTTGAAGGGGACGTGGTGGAACGTGATGGCGGGGGTGGTGGCGGTGACAGTGGTGATGTATCTAGCATTAGAGTCGCATGCGATGGTAGTGGTGGAAGGGGTGATGGGAGGAGTGAGGATGAGTATAGTGATGGAAAGTGAAGGGTACTGGGTTAGAATGAGTTTTCCTAGCTCCACCATGGAGACTAGGTGTCCCCTACCAAGATTAGGGTATAGAACAATGGTGTCTTTCATGTTTGGAGAGGAATGAGATTTTGAGATGGATTTGGTTCTTTGGATGGAGGTTAAGGCACTACTATAAAAAGATGATTCTACATCGATTCTAAGACACTTAGAACTatcttagaatttattttttaaaaaaataaaataaaataaaattatgattctaagacgattctttagagaaccgtcttagaatgtatttcatttttttaaaaaaaatatattgaggattctaagacgattttcttatagaatcgtcttagaatgtattttctaaaaaaaattaaataaaaaaatattaattataactcTAAAGATTGCTTGTGCTATTTAtagattaatttatcattaaattatacataaccaaattattgcattttttagactaaatttaaaatatttatcttttaagaaCCAATTCACCTCAAATTTGTAACTTTAGATAtagagaaataataataaaaataatattgcaaTAATACTCACATGGTCATCCCATGGCTTATCTTGGTTGTAGATAATAGCAGCTCCAAGACTCCTAGCAAGATCCTAGACAGAACAAAGATGCATCCACTGAGAAATTAATTATGCCACTTTCAAGGTTtgaaaactaactaacaatcaAAGAAGTTGACTGTAGTCAAAGAAGTTTGAAAACTAGCTCGCAATATAGGGCAAATTGACCTAACAAGGTTACTTTTACAAACAATTTATCAAATAGGGTCTCTTCCTAAACTATTTACGAACGGGTTTATTTTTACATGCATCCCACCATTTGTATTGGCGATAAAGCTAAGTCGTCACTCGCATTAGCGACATACCAGTTGACGTGGAGGGTGTTTCGCCAGCAGCATTGGCAAAACAGCTGCTGGTGTCAGAAAGAGCAGGCATGGTCTCGCTACCATGGCTGGCGAAATAGCAACAAAGGAGGTCTCGCTAGCATGGCTGGCGattccacttttttttatttttttttcttgttccgTGGAACAGTGAATGCAATGAAAGGGGCTGATTTGATATCTTGTGATGTCAAAATGAAAagctaacaattttttaatcagaaaaagaaagaatgacAAATGAAAGGACGAAGCTTATCTTTAGACATGGCCAGGAGAATAcaaaaacagattttttttattaataattacacgttttaattgtaattacatgtaaattattattaaaaaattatttaataaaatgaattagaatccttatataaaaatcatttttattaaaaaatcagtTTTACAAGAAATGTCATTAGAAAATAACCAATTCGACCCTAAACTTAATTAAATCATGAAATATCTAAGAGTTTAATCACATGACattataaaatacttttaaaacatTCTTcaatcatattattaatataatttttgaagtaattttcataaaaaataataaatttattatacaccataaatttaaattataattaaatttaaattatggtcTAAATTTTTTGAGTTTATAGTCCTTTTTCAAtaactaaactaaaaaaatatttagattcttacacttttttatacttatattttataattagttaGATTATTGGTGCATTTTATGATctttttaaattcaatatttataataattcctatttttttcactaaacaaatatgaaatatataattagttaataaactgaaaataattaaattgtttgaaaaatatttagctgaaaattatttaataaaatgaattagaatccttatataaaaaattatttttaataataatatatatactaataataatttaaaaaatcatatttagctGTTGTGCTTTTGTTGGCAGCACCTAGAAATAAACTGTGTCCTTTCATTTGTCATTCTTTCTTGctctgattaaaaaattattacttttcaTTTTGGCATTATACGATATCAAACCAGCCCCTTTCGTTGTATTCACTGTTCCAcggaacaagaaaaaaaattaaaaaaaagtggaatCCCCAACCATGCTAGCGAGACCTCCTTTGCTGCTATTTCGCCAGCCATGGTAGCGAGACCATGCCTGCTCTTTCTGACACCAGCAGCTGTTTCACCAATGCTGCTGGCGAAACACCCTCCACGTCAACCGGTATGTCGCTAATGCGAGTGACGGCTTAGCTTTATCGCCAATATAAATGGCGGGATGCATGTAAAAATAGACCCCGTCCGTAAATAGTTTAGGAAGAGACCCTATTTGATAAATTGTTTGTAAAAGTGACCATGTTAGGTCAATTTGCCCGTAATATAGTAGTGAAGATTGAAGTGGCGCGTTTCCATGAAAATTTGCAATTTAGCGTTAAAAATGTTGCAAATGCAATaatgttttgaaaacaaaataaaaataatttagtggtaattatttttcaaagtggtccttgttaaataatttagtaatttatttaaaaaaaatgaatataataagCTTAATCTTCATGATATACCAAGAACAAGACATGCTGAAATAATGGTGAAAAACTGAAAATCATATATCTAAAAGCCTTATGGAACTAACCTCTGAGGCAGGACTAAAATGTGTCTCCAATACTTTGGAAGCAATCTCTACATCTGATTTATCCACTTGGCTGCCTATGACTGTATACATGAAAAAAGTGATTGAAAGGTTTAGCATATGTATTTATTCTATTAATCAATACAGAGCATAAagcaaaagaatttttttaataatttaaccaaATATAGAAGCTACAATTACAATAGTTGATCGAATGAAGGACAACCCAATAATTGAGTTTAGTATTCCTCCAAGACCTAAACTTTTTATGGAAAATAAATTACGAGATTCAACTATTATTCTTACCAATTTAGAACCTCAACTttattaaaatgtatatttattaatgaactgatgaaaagacaaaaaaattctTACCAATTAAGAACCTCAACCTCGTCACTGTCTTCCTCAATTGGCTGTTGTAATAGAGATACGTTTGAATATGGAGGAACAACAAACTCAGGTCCAACTACAACCTGAAAGCAAAAAATTCCTGGATGCATCAAAAGTTgtatacataataaattattgacAAAAGACAGTCTCTATATTTCCATCTCACAAtgattaattgaaataattaaatagacAAGAAACAAAGTGAATTTCAAACACTTATTAGAGACACTAACTCGGTCAAAATGAAAGTAAATCATTGCATTCATATTTATACAgcataagcaaaaaaaatagcaaactTACTCTTATCACaatatcaaaatagaatttcaaTAGGCATTTACaatataacttatatattaaaattatttatttattataaatatttataatataaaaataaacacttaTTTGTGCATTACACAAGCTAAGATACCAGtaatgattaatattataaCACTATGATTTCAATTATTCTCAACCCTTTCTTTTCGTCGGAACACCAGGTTCCAGAACACCCTCATAATCATTTGGTCATTCCAAATTTTCTCTTCTACAAATATGAAGATTAATAACATCAATGTGATGGAATCATACAATACAAAGGATTATTAACTATTGAGTAAGCTTGACAACAACAGACAAGCAGATTATATTGATTCTAATCATGAAAGACTAGTCGTGATTCAAACACAAGGAAAAAACCAACTTGAACACAGCATACCTGAGCCAACAATGTGGCGAGTGAATATCTTAAGCTACTCAAAAATCCTACTCTCTCGCCGATATAATCAGATGCAGATTGGCTCAGATTCTGTGTGGACGAACCTTGAACAGTGAGTCCACACAACAACTTAACTGTTTCATCAATAAAAGCCCTTGGACCCCTCTCAAATATCATGAAACGTGCCTTCTCGGAATCCGTACTCTGAGTGATAAACAAATAAGCAGTATAACTACTTCCCGAACAGACACAGTGTGAACTACCTGattggatattttttttccataaatacCAATAAGAGAAGAAGATTAGAAGCAAAATCGAAACAAGTTTCTCCATGAGCAAAAATTAGCTTCTGCATAAGCTAATTTATATAACTTTTCTCATATATTAGCTTCTCCAAGAAGCTTATTTTTAACTAACGCATAAGctcatttcaatttttcttcctattttctttcttttccggTAAGTGCATatagagaagtttatccaaacaaactCATATATACAGATATTTAAAGCAAAAACAGAACCTTAGCTCTGGACTGCCAAAAGTGCAGATTCTTTTGGACGCTGTGCAAATTTATCAAAGCACACTCTAATATATATCCTCCACAACATCATGCACTCTAGATCTCTTGGTCATGAGCCTACAAGGGaacacaacacaaaaaccttAATATTCATCCATTCGTTCGTTCAATGTAGCAATGGAAACAGAGCTTAGAATCATCAAATCACAAATGATATTCAAACACGaacatttgtttattttacttatCGTTGAATTTGAGGAAGTGAAAAAGGAGAATGAACTTACACGGGAGAGTCGAGTGAAGAGGAAGGTAGCGGATGCGGGAGACATTCCCGACGCTGTGTTGATCTTTCCCTTTATTCAGTCAATGATGTTCACTTCACGAAGATTCATCATGAACCATTGTAACAATATTGGTATTTCTTCATGTGTGGTTATTGTTGTCATAGTCACTATTGTCATAATCCAGTGTAGCAATGACTACAACCACAGTACTGGgttcaaaattttctttgtcTGATGA is a genomic window containing:
- the LOC114367346 gene encoding isoflavone 7-O-glucosyltransferase 1-like → MKDTIVLYPNLGRGHLVSMVELGKLILTQYPSLSITILILTPPITPSTTTIACDSNARYITTVTATTPAITFHHVPFNFNTPSLPLHILSLEFTRHSTQNITVALQTLAKASNLKALVMDFMNFNDPKALTKNLNNNVPIYFYYTSCASTLSTPSL